A single window of Cottoperca gobio chromosome 9, fCotGob3.1, whole genome shotgun sequence DNA harbors:
- the lmbrd2a gene encoding G-protein coupled receptor-associated protein LMBRD2a has translation MSGAALAVVVVVVFLLALYLLQRYGDLRRQQRMVLLGTLLSWYLCFLIVFILPLDVGTTIYKQCIHDNENHPTPVTQARRTNHTDDKSSVYPTVSIPKVCEKPWSYIPDGILPVFWRVVYWTSQFLTWLLLPFMQSYARSGAFSRVGKIKTALIENAIYYGTYLLIFISLLVYVAAHPQWKLSWRELQTIGITAANTWGLFLLVLLLGYGLVEIPRSYWLSSSHAYLLDKTYFKAAKMATEKASAEENIADVMEEVAGAHESVTHNHCLRKCVDTIITKCPTEYQNQMGRIVESSRGEQNVLLSKRGLVQLHKNVISAVQRRGQAQVQWSILLDQAFHLEDIAKSQTSTLRHFIHSFPSAQLHGWMHRFIYTPAVEWYWECVFRQGFYRLLAVLLCLLSAAVVWSECTFFSTRPVLSLFAVFVQMAEKQHNYICIEMVCFVSILFLCVCVYSTVFRIRVFNYYYLVPHHQTDAYSLQFSGMLFCRLTPPLCLNFLGLIHMDSAISHQDRIQTSYTSIMGSMHVLYFISDGFYIYYPMLVLLLCFATFYSLGSRCLNLFGFHQYITDDHLTSDLVDEGRELIRRERRKRQKAEDGQNRRSTWRERYEYQGATGRSRAGYTEFKDNQSSPVTEIKSNVITFNRRDGEEEEEEQHRSLLRDNSSDEGSPNGRSTGGRYRSLSPSRTGIFDDV, from the exons ATGAGTGGTGCCGCGTTGGCTGTTGTGGTCGTAGTTGTTTTCCTCTTGGCCCTCTACCTCCTCCAGCGCTATGGAGATTTGCGGAGGCAGCAGAGGATGGTGCTGCTGGGGACGCTGCTGTCCTGGTACCTCTGCTTCCTCATCGTCTTCATCCTGCCGCTCGACGTCGGCACG ACCATCTACAAGCAGTGTATCCATGACAATGAAAACCACCCTACTCCTGTAACTCAAGCAAGACGCACTAATCACACAGACGACAAATCCTCTGTTTATCCAACTGTCAG tataCCAAAGGTTTGTGAGAAGCCATGGAGTTATATCCCAGATGGCATCCTACCGGTGTTCTGGAGAGTTGTATACTGGACATCCCAGTTTCTTACTTg GCTGCTGTTGCCCTTCATGCAGTCTTACGCACGGTCGGGAGCTTTCTCCAGAGTTGGGAAGATTAAAACGGCTCTCATTGAAAACGCTATCTATTATGGCACCTACCTCCTTATCTTCATCTCTCTACTCGTCTATGTTGCTGCTCACCCACAGTGGAAACTCTCGTG GAGAGAGCTCCAGACCATCGGCATTACAGCCGCCAACACCTGGGGCCTCTTTCTTCTGGTGCTGTTGCTAGGCTATGGCCTGGTGGAGATCCCACGTTCTTATTGGCTCTCATCATCCCACGCTTACCTGCTAGACAAGACCTACTTCAAGGCAGCAAAAATGGCTACTGAGAAAGCATCGGCTGAGGAGAACATAGCAGATGTCATGGAA GAGGTAGCAGGCGCCCATGAATCTGTCACGCACAACCACTGTCTCAGGAAGTGTGTAGACACCATTATTACAAAG TGTCCCACTGAGTACCAAAATCAGATGGGGAGAATTGTGGAAAGCTCTCGGGGTGAGCAGAATGTCCTCCTCAGCAAAAGAGGCCTGGTTCAGCTTCATAAAAAT gtaatTTCTGCAGTGCAGAGACGCGGTCAGGCTCAGGTTCAGTGGTCTATCTTGTTAGACCAGGCCTTTCATCTAGAAGATATAGCTAAAAGCCAGACTAGCACGCTCCGACACTTCATCCACAGCTTCCCCTCAGCACAGCTCCACGGCTGGATGCATCGGTTCATCTACACTCCTGCTGTCG agtggTACTGGGAGTGTGTGTTCAGGCAGGGTTTCTACAGGCTGCTGGCAGTtctcctgtgtctcctctcAGCAGCAGTGGTTTGGTCTGAGTGCACCTTCTTCAGCACGCGCCCTGTCCTATCCCTCTTCGCTGTCTTTGTTCAGATGgctgaaaaacaacacaactacatTTGTATCGAG ATGGTGTGCTTTGTTAGTATcctcttcctgtgtgtctgtgtctactCCACAGTGTTCAGGATACGAGTTTTCAACTACTATTACCTGGTGCCACATCACCAGACTGACGCGTACAGCCTGCAGTTCAGCGGCAT gttgTTTTGTCGTCTGACCCCCCCTCTGTGCCTCAACTTTTTGGGCCTGATTCATATGGACTCTGCCATCTCACACCAGGACAGAATACAGACATCCTACACCTCT ATCATGGGCTCTATGCATGTGCTATATTTTATATCTGATGGGTTCTACATCTACTATCCCATGTTGGTATTGCTGCTCTGCTTTGCCACTTTTTACAG CCTGGGCTCTCGCTGTTTGAACCTCTTCGGCTTTCATCAGTACATCACTGACGATcacttgacctctgacctggtGGATGAAGGCAGGGAGCTCATCAGAAGAG aaagaagaaaaagacagaaagctgAGGATGGACAAAATCGAAGATCG ACCTGGAGGGAGCGGTATGAATACCAGGGGGCTACTGGGCGGAGCAGAGCTGGTTACACTGAGTTTAAGGATAACCAGAGCAGCCCTGTCACAGAGATCAAGAGTAATG TTATCACATTCAACAGAAgagatggggaggaggaggaggaggagcagcacaGAAGCTTACTGCGAGACAATTCCAGTGATGAAGGTTCACCAAACGGAAG GTCCACAGGAGGACGTTACCGGTCTCTGTCACCTTCTCGGACGGGCATCTTTGACGATGTTTGA
- the golm1 gene encoding Golgi membrane protein 1, protein MGGLGNGRRGGRSPPLMIGALIACILVLGFNYWVSSSRNLELQTKLYELEGQVRRAAAERGVVEMKKTEFQEEIQRQKEQIIHIESLYKRQLEGSQNTCSQEKGTLLLNISSSTTNIQELKGQYNQLNDDLGKLQKELQSCQGNIKNLNNRLTYDMTHCQSQVLSQKELCDERVAAAKLEVQKKMEKLIFPSGVSSQPEHVVEGTAKEDEPVMTEVDAVKTATVVSNTTSLSQPKGDDPPELLTNKIVVDKGLYTPMDLLPENDLSKAESQSVPSAAAVKQDLLLPPEGAVVTEEAEAETSEPMKNNLTEEKEMEVMDVREEDAQTDEADPRIESMLIGRIKAEETPMGRKIDEPEEYDAEEQVVGGVDMEKRQQTKLAENIDKDMEEELADYNGDDENEGEFEADKQAELAQI, encoded by the exons ATGGGTGGGCTGGGAAACGGGCGACGTGGAGGAAGATCACCCCCTCTAATGATCGGCGCACTAATTGCCTGTATCCTGGTTCTGGGTTTTAACTATTGGGTGTCAAGCTCCCGTAACCTGGAGCTACAA ACTAAGCTGTATGAGCTGGAAGGCCAAGTGCGCCGTGCAGCAGCGGAGCGAGGAGTAGTGGAGATGAAGAAGACTGAGTTCCAGGAGGAGATCCAGAGACAGAAGGAGCAGATCATCCACATAGAAAGCCTCTACAAGAGACAGCTGGAAGGATCTCAGAACACCTGCAGCCAAGAGAag GGCACTCTGCTGCTGAACATTTCCTCCAGTACCACAAACATACAGGAACTCAAAG GTCAGTATAATCAGCTAAATGATGACCTGGGGAAGCTTCAGAAGGAGCTGCAGAGTTGCCAAGGCAACATCAAAAACCTCAACAACAGACTCACTTATGACAT GACCCATTGTCAGTCTCAGGTCCTGTCCCAGAAGGAGTTGTGTGATGAGAGAGTGGCCGCTGCTAAACTcgaagttcagaagaaaatggaGAAGCTCATATTTCCTTCAGGTGTTTCCTCACAG CCCGAACACGTAGTGGAAGGAACAGCAAAAGAGGACGAGCCAGTCATGACTGAGGTTGATGCAGTTAAGACGGCAACTGTTGTAAGCAACACAACAAGCCTCTCTCAGCCCAAAGGAGATGATCCACCTGAACTACTGACCAATAAGATCGTCGTGGACAAAG GTCTTTATACCCCCATGGACCTGCTTCCAGAGAATGATCTCTCCAAAGCAGAGTCCCAGTCTGTTCCCTCAGCTGCTGCAGTCAAGCAGGACCTTCTGCTACCACCAGAGGGAGCTGTCGTAACAGAGGAGGCTGAGGCAGAGACCAGTGAGCCGATGAAGAACAACCTGACCGAAGAAAAAGAGATGGAGGTGATGGATGTTCGTGAAGAGGACGCTCAGACCGATG AGGCAGACCCCAGGATAGAAAGCATGTTGATTGGCCGGATCAAGgcagaggagactcctatgGGTCGGAAAATTGATGAGCCAGAAGAATATGACGCAGAGGAGCAAGTCGTGGGTGGAGTCGATATGGAGAAACGACAGCAGACTAAACTGGCTGAAAATATAG ACAAAGacatggaggaggagctggCTGACTATAACGGTGATGATGAGAACGAAGGCGAGTTTGAAGCAGACAAACAAGCTGAGCTTGCTCAAATCTAA